Proteins from a single region of Trichoderma asperellum chromosome 3, complete sequence:
- a CDS encoding uncharacterized protein (EggNog:ENOG41) yields the protein MASQKGIALILGAGSNIGQALSSAFSQAGYKVALVSRSIKESSSDKQLQIPADLSKPDTVPSIFESVRQKLGADPNVVIYNAAALTPPADGSNPFTVDIDAFEKDLRLNNTSAYIAAREAVAGFERLDKSLSKAFIYTGNWLNAVTMSNPIFVTLAAGKSAAAAWIGGASVHYKSKGYGFYFADERTAEGRAVTSGVSGAAHAEAYLKLAENKNEQPWHTTFVAGKGFVDFPATRKAYIDS from the exons atggctTCCCAGAAAGGCATCGCTCTCATCCTCGGCGCCGGCTCCAACATCGGCCAAGCCCTCTCCAGCGCATTCTCCCAAGCCGGCTACAAAGTAGCCCTTGTTTCGCGCTCCATCAAAGAGTCCTCCTCAGACAAGCAGCTCCAGATCCCTGCAGACCTCTCCAAGCCAGACACCGTCCCGTCAATCTTCGAATCCGTCCGCCAGAAGCTCGGCGCCGATCCCAACGTGGTCATTTATAATGCCGCCGCTCTGACGCCGCCCGCTGACGGCTCCAATCCTTTCACCGTCGACATTGATGCTTTTGAAAAGGACCTGAGGCTGAATAACACCTCGGCCTATATCGCAGCCAGAGAGGCCGTTGCAGGCTTTGAGAGGCTGGACAAGTCCTTGTCAAAGGCCTTCATCTACACTGGCAACTGGCTCAACGCAGTCACCATGTCTAATCCGATTTTCGTCACGCTTGCTGCTGGTAAGAGCGCTGCCGCCGCGTGGATCGGCGGTGCAAGCGTGCATTATAAGAGCAAGGGCTACGG CTTCTATTTCGCCGATGAGCGTACCGCTGAAGGAAGAGCAGTTACTAGTGGCGTTTCGGGCGCTGCCCACGCAGAGGCGTATCTGAAGTTGGCTGAAAACAAAAATGAACAGCCATGGCACACAACTTTTGTTGCGGGAAAGGGCTTTGTTGACTTTCCTGCGACCCGAAAGGCCTACATTGACTCATAG
- a CDS encoding uncharacterized protein (EggNog:ENOG41): MTNIGKACEACRVRKTRCDGNEPCARCLNRNVSCVYRTRTRNRPRKSQASATATVASSSSSNSDETPGSSHSTHEPQGSKPKDDNSWGFHVHSVAAITTSPSSIIQLHYGPSSNFSMLHSIYRLITGIQTPLTRREEVAQVGPGLDLFQNRQLFFGDLADSKSTTISNDYSAMFLNRELCDRVLERYLATYWHLLPILTKEDFRRRTDLLYSSPGLFSFDSPDVVVVMLAMAIGASILEEETLAQFLFQRASQGAEKLAELVNIQAIHIPLLQAQFQMERSRPHSAFLYVGVATRKAVAAGLHRGISIRGQMRDCLQRRLTFWSLFIQETWICFCLGRPTSISDPGGGVPVPAEEKYLLALVRLARLISKCAARIYNQRHESLLHMWNAATELRHELQAYVEQQLYEVHLDIQGEPGTGECGFCKTIMASMYYHAQLLMFRPFLVLRGKLRSPAPQAGAESSDKLRELTWLDTACEYCLEPARQIIKYINKSCEINPLCKDTKYFSFFLEGACYVLGFDMLQDKTKVDAHLPWLHVALECLSTMSPTNEASPSQTQILIKAINRIICTVAPCANCPCRRIETTLAETPQCPTDPSLPLANNLMTPSDTSVSAYPPSIPSMSLNYYAPNGSRESIPPILSACNDGHSCVMNLPGAQDPDFDWRMIDVETLMSIDPFEFILNARMNEEGGQPLM; this comes from the exons ATGACCAACATCGGCAAAGCCTGCGAGGCCTGCCGGGTCCGAAAAACGAGGTGCGACGGCAACGAACCATGTGCCCGCTGCCTCAACCGGAACGTGTCGTGCGTCTACCGCACTCGGACCAGGAACCGGCCGCGTAAGTCGCAGGCAtcggccacggccacggTGGCCtcgtccagctccagcaactCGGATGAAACGCCCGGATCGTCTCACTCGACCCACGAGCCGCAGGGCAGCAAGCCCAAGGACGACAACAGCTGGGGGTTCCATGTGCACAGTGTGGCAGCCATCACGACGTCGCCGTCATCCATCATCCAGCTGCACTATGGGCCGTCGTCCAACTTCTCGATGCTACACTCCATCTACCGGCTGATCACAGGCATCCAGACCCCACTAACACGGCGCGAAGAGGTGGCCCAGGTTGGCCCAGGGCTGGATCTGTTTCAGAACCGGCAGCTCTTCTTTGGCGACTTGGCCGATAGCAAGTCTACCACAATATCAAATGACTATTCTGCAATGTTCCTGAATAGAGAGCTGTGCGATCGCGTTCTGGAGCGGTACTTGGCCACCTACTGGCACCTGTTGCCCATCCTGACCAAGGAGGACTTCCGTCGTCGCACCGATCTGCTCTACTCATCACCAgggctcttctcttttgatTCTCCCGATGTCGTGGTGGTCATGCTGGCAATGGCCATTGGTGCCTCAATTCTAGAAGAGGAAACACTGGCGCAGTTTCTCTTCCAGCGAGCATCACAGGGAGCCGAGAAGCTGGCCGAGCTCGTCAACATCCAAGCAATCCACATCCCATTGTTGCAAGCGCAGTTCCAGATGGAGAGATCCCGACCGCACTCTGCATTCCTATACGTTGGTGTGGCTACTAGGAAAGCGGTTGCAGCAGGTCTACATAGGGGCATTAGCATTCGAGGGCAGATGCGAGACTGCTTACAGCGTCGCCTGACCTTTTGGAGCCTATTCATCCAGGAAAC TTGGATTTGCTTCTGCCTCGGACGTCCGACATCCATTTCAGATCCAGGCGGCGGTGTCCCCGTGCCGGCGGAGGAAAAGTACTTGCTGGCCCTTGTGAGGTTGGCAAGACTCATCTCGAAATGTGCGGCGCGCATTTACAACCAACGCCACGAGTCACTGCTCCATATGTGGAACGCTGCAACGGAGCTTCGACATGAGCTCCAGGCGTATGTAGAGCAGCAACTGTACGAAGTTCACCTCGACATCCAGGGAGAGCCAGGTACTGGCGAATGCGGATTTTGCAAGACCATCATGGCCTCGA TGTATTATCATGCTCAGCTATTAATGTTCCGCCCCTTCCTTGTTCTCAGGGGGAAATTGAGAAGCCCGGCGCCGCAGGCCGGAGCCGAGTCTAGCGACAAGCTTCGAGAGCTGACGTGGCTGGATACTGCATGTGAATACTGCCTTGAGCCGGCTCGTCAGATTATTAAGTACATTAATAAGTCGTGCGAGATCAACCCCCTCTGCAAG GATACAAAAtacttttccttcttccttgaaGGCGCCTGCTATGTGCTGGGATTCGACATGCTCCAAGACAAAACCAAAGTAGATGCCCACTTACCGTGGCTTCACGTTGCTCTGGAGTGTCTCTCCACAATGTCTCCAACCAACGAGGCGTCGCCGTCTCAGACCCAGATTCttatcaaggccatcaaccGCATCATCTGCACGGTTGCCCCCTGCGCCAACTGCCCCTGCCGCAGAATAGAAACAACCCTCGCCGAGACGCCTCAGTGCCCCACTGACCCATCACTCCCGTTGGCTAACAACCTGATGACGCCCTCCGATACTTCTGTTTCTGCGTACCCGCCCTCCATACCATCCATGTCACTAAACTACTATGCGCCAAACGGCTCCCGAGAATCGATACCGCCAATTCTTTCTGCTTGTAACGACGGCCACTCATGTGTCATGAACCTTCCAGGGGCTCAAGATCCGGATTTCGACTGGAGGATGATTGACGTGGAGACCCTCATGTCAATCGATCCGTTCGAGTTCATCTTGAATGCGAGGATGAATGAAGAAGGAGGGCAGCCATTAATGTGA
- a CDS encoding uncharacterized protein (TransMembrane:5 (o32-50i71-88o94-112i143-161o167-184i)), producing MEHLRGINGWLLETPLSERDSYYSWLCLRRHIIFSLIFQYVRICTVWTPIEARNRILIRLQKGYYPLRQDSVWLCLGIRALILARYFWLAAKVLFLELYFLNFLFWKFHEYARRRNILPQLTRLFSPGFHRLAVLAPGSPSRLRYAVANIVATTWCLWAKLFPLPPIAWAAFVVVNSFMSCYNMKATMV from the coding sequence ATGGAACATCTCAGAGGCATTAATGGCTGGCTCTTGGAAACGCCGCTTTCCGAACGCGACAGCTATTACTCGTGGCTCTGCCTCCGGCGGCACATCATCTTCAGCCTCATCTTTCAATATGTTCGAATCTGCACTGTTTGGACACCGATAGAAGCCCGCAATAGGATTCTTATCCGATTGCAAAAGGGATACTATCCTTTGCGCCAGGACTCAGTGTGGCTTTGCCTCGGAATTAGAGCCTTGATTCTGGCCCGATACTTTTGGCTAGCTGCAAAGGTGCTCTTCCTAGAGCTCTATTTCCTGAACTTCCTGTTCTGGAAATTTCATGAATATGCTCGACGAAGGAATATCCTACCTCAACTCACAAGACTCTTCTCTCCTGGTTTTCATAGACTTGCCGTACTTGCACCCGGCTCGCCCTCCAGACTTCGTTACGCAGTCGCAAATATTGTCGCAACAACTTGGTGCTTATGGGCAAAGCTCTTTCCGCTCCCACCGATAGCTTGGGCCGCCTTTGTTGTAGTGAACTCATTCATGAGCTGTTACAATATGAAGGCGACTATGGTATAA
- a CDS encoding uncharacterized protein (EggNog:ENOG41~SECRETED:SignalP(1-21)): protein MKGSTLKSLLAGSGLVSMAAAVTPISDSDMTNLLNAGGVELAMRAQPMWFFGQAMNQPPCIPTFATQPDNSQTPSAALCAYPNVGCNCRNPGVPITNPSPSFPTYYSYEKCNATTIRIQYSLFYEKDGTQPQGILGHPYDWERVIVEWALGSDGNWVQNQALLSQHSGYDRLSWGSIQNTFNTADGTLQRGGDNGRTNLDHPKVYIAWSKHANYDDRNTGWNDPLSQLDNNAFRSQDWWYFPVASDYLRADGSTALGQLLSSYNWGDASSNPPSVHTSLCSQ from the exons ATGAAGGGATCAACTTTGAAGAGCCTCCTCGCCGGCTCCGGCCTCGTCTCGATGGCTGCCGCCGTCACTCCCATCTCCGACTCTGACATGACCAATCTCCTCAACGCTGGAGGTGTCGAGCTCGCCATGAGGGCCCAGCCCATGTGGTTCTTCGGCCAGGCTATGAACCAGCCCCCGTGCATCCCAACTTTTGCTACGCAGCCCGATAACTCTCAGACCCCTTCGGCTGCTCTTTGCGCTTACCCCAACGTTGGCTGCAACTGCCGCAACCCAGGCGTTCCCATCACGAACCCATCGCCCTCGTTCCCCACCTATTATAGCTACGAGAAGTGCAATGCTACCACCATCCGAATCCAATACTCCCTGTTTTATGAGAAGGATGG TACCCAGCCTCAGGGCATCTTGGGCCACCCCTA CGACTGGGAGCGTGTCATTGTCGAGTGGGCCTTGGGTTCAGATGGAAACTGGGTGCAGAACCaggctcttctttctcagcACTCCGGCTATGACAGACTGAGCTGGGGCAGCATCCAGAACACATTCAACACTGCGGATGGCACACTGCAGCGAGGAGGTGACAACGGACGCACAAATCTTGACCACCCCAAG GTCTACATTGCGTGGAGCAAGCACGCCAACTACGATGACCGCAACACT GGGTGGAACGATCCTCTTTCTCAGCTCGACAACAACGCTTTCCGTAGCCAGGACTGGTGGTATTTCCCCGTTGCAT CTGACTACCTCCGCGCTGACGGCTCAACTGCTCTGGGCCAGCTTCTCAGCAGCTACAACTGGGGCGACGCCTCTTCCAACCCTCCCTCTGTTCACACAAGCCTGTGCTCTCAATGA